In Erigeron canadensis isolate Cc75 chromosome 7, C_canadensis_v1, whole genome shotgun sequence, one DNA window encodes the following:
- the LOC122609051 gene encoding uncharacterized protein LOC122609051 encodes MASSQDEDGSSHGKNKSVSIEEISHDYISEQIGKALENFSPFIVKKSMSDTIAIKIREEVASAVQEEFDKRFPKEKVPENQDAEERPKPKNEKPYDLKSFPIANPPKYNGDPDPIACTRWVNEVEGAFRITKTPPKDKTLYGSSLLCDRAKLWWDGEIVKKGEDATMGIEWVDFKVAFFKEFRSEADVTRLRSEFMNDSQGTLNINEFRVQFLDKAQFCPEYLKDDRLLKEHFYRKLRKNIREKITLLQIESFTQLVDVARWHEVEQGMPDDETSKRKTEQSNSPNKKFRSSGSLGGGSNRKNIPTCNNCGKHHSGVCLLPSKKGCFNCGQPGHISRDCKFSPSKPTVCFKCFNEGHMKSACPLLTEEERQVEARKANERKLAKQIGNPRGRSFQISVAQAKESTDVVSGTFLVHDTPATILFDSGANRSFVATRFTKCIPLQLSILELPLLVEVAGNQTYMIKNVYLGCSLTINFEIFKANLIPMGFGEFDVILGMDWLGQHKANICCTDKSVHLKAPNGRDMVIYGERNQDSLPLCTFARARRLISRGCKAFLAHVVDSNKESKSMFEIPIVNEFVDVFPDDLLGLPPGRQIDFKIDLVSGATPIAKSLYRLVPTEMREMMDQLQELLDKGSIHPSSSPWGAPIWFVKKKDGSLRMCIDYRELNKVTIKNKYPLPRIDDLFDQLQGASYFSKIDL; translated from the coding sequence ATGGCTTCATCTCAAGATGAAGACGGATCGAGTCATGGCAAGAACAAAAGTGTGTCGATTGAGGAAATAAGTCATGATTACATTAGTGAGCAAATCGGGAAGGCTTTGGAGAATTTCTCTCCATTTATCGTTAAAAAGTCAATGAGTGATACTATCGCCATCAAGATAAGGGAAGAAGTTGCCTCCGCGGTACAAGAAGAATTTGACAAACGATTCCCAAAAGAAAAGGTACCGGAAAATCAAGACGCTGAGGAACGTCCGAAGCCTAAGAATGAGAAGCCTTATGATCTTAAGAGCTTCCCCATTGCTAACCCGCCCAAATACAATGGGGATCCTGACCCGATTGCGTGCACTAGGTGGGTAAACGAGGTTGAGGGAGCCTTTCGCATCACAAAGACTCCACCGAAAGATAAGACCTTGTATGGGTCAAGCTTGTTGTGTGATAGGGCTAAGCTATGGTGGGATGGAGAGATTGTTAAGAAAGGTGAGGATGCAACGATGGGTATAGAATGGGTTGATTTCAAAGTGGCCTTCTTTAAAGAGTTTCGATCAGAAGCCGATGTGACTAGGCTTAGGAGCGAGTTTATGAATGACTCGCAAGGTACTTTGAATATTAATGAGTTTCGGGTACAATTTCTGGACAAAGCTCAATTTTGTCCGGAATATTTGAAAGATGATCGGTTGTTAAAGGAGCATTTTTATCGCAAACTTCGCAAAAACATTCGAGAGAAGATTACGTTACTTCAAATTGAATCGTTTACACAATTGGTTGATGTGGCTAGGTGGCATGAGGTTGAGCAAGGCATGCCGGATGATGAGACCTCTAAGAGAAAGACGGAACAAAGTAACTCTCCAAACAAGAAGTTCCGGTCTAGTGGTAGTTTGGGGGGTGGTTCGAATAGGAAAAACATTCCCACTTGCAATAATTGTGGGAAACATCATTCCGGAGTTTGTTTATTACCATCTAAGAAAGGATGTTTCAATTGTGGCCAACCGGGTCACATTAGCCGAGATTGTAAGTTCTCTCCAAGCAAGCCTACCGTGTGTTTCAAATGCTTCAACGAAGGACACATGAAGAGTGCTTGCCCTTTGTTGACGGAGGAAGAAAGGCAAGTCGAAGCAAGAAAGGCTAATGAAAGAAAGTTGGCAAAACAAATAGGGAATCCGAGGGGAAGATCGTTCCAAATCTCGGTAGCTCAAGCTAAAGAATCCACCGATGTCGTGTCAGGTACCTTTCTAGTTCATGACACACCCGCTACGATTTTATTTGATTCCGGAGCAAATCGTTCGTTTGTTGCTACTCGATTTACTAAATGCATCCCTTTACAGTTGTCTATTCTTGAACTCCCTTTGTTGGTGGAGGTAGCGGGTAATCAAACctacatgattaaaaatgtgtaTCTAGGTTGTAGTTTAACCATCAATTTCGAAATTTTCAAAGCTAATCTTATCCCGATGGGTTTTGGAGAATTTGATGTGattttgggtatggattggCTTGGCCAACATAAGGCAAATATTTGTTGTACCGATAAAAGTGTTCACCTCAAAGCTCCTAATGGTAGGGATATGGTCATTTACGGTGAAAGAAATCAAGACTCATTGCCCTTATGCACCTTTGCTCGAGCCCGTCGACTTATCTCTCGAGGGTGCAAAGCTTTTCTAGCTCATGTTGTTGATTCCAATAAGGAATCTAAATCGATGTTCGAAATTCCTATTGTGAACGAGTTTGTAGATGTTTTCCCCGATGATCTACTGGGTCTTCCTCCCGGTAGAcaaattgattttaaaattgATCTCGTTTCGGGTGCTACACCTATTGCCAAGTCTCTATATCGTCTCGTTCCAACCGAAATGCGAGAAATGATGGATCAACTCCAAGAACTACTAGATAAGGGTTCTATTCACCCAAGTAGTTCACCATGGGGTGCTCCCATTTGGTTTGTTAAGAAAAAGGATGGTAGTTTACGAATGTGCATTGATTACCGTGAGCTCAATAAAGTTACTATCAAGAACAAGTATCCTTTACCTCGTATTGATGATCtttttgatcaacttcaaggagcttcTTATTTTTCAAAGATAGATCTTTAA